From the genome of Terriglobales bacterium:
GGATGGCGGGCGCCCCCTGCAGGTGCTCGACCAGATTCTCGAGCAATATCGCGTTGTGCAGCATGGGGTCTCCATGTACTTCGGCTCGGCCGAGCCGCTGAACCGTGAGCACCTTGCGCGGCTCAAAACTCTGGTCAAGCGCACAAAAACCCCATGGCTCAGCGATCACCTGTGTTGGGGAAGCGTGGACGGGCGCTACTCGCACGACCTTCTTCCCATGCCCTACACATTTGAGGCCGCCAAGAGAACTGCACAAAAAATCCGCGAGGTGCGCGATTTTGTTGAAGTGCCTGTCGTCGTCGAGAACGTGAGCAGTTATGCCGAATTTCACGCCTCGGAGATGACCGAGTGGGAATTTCTCAACGAGGTCGTGGAAGGCGCCGATTGCGGCATTCTGCTCGATGTAAACAATATCTACGTGTCATCGCAGAACCACAGCTTCAATCCTTTTGAATATGTAAACAGTGTTCCGCATGAGCGGGTGGCGCAAATCCACATCGCCGGGCACTCCAAATACAGGAAGTACATTCTCGATACCCACGATCATGCGGTGATTGATCCGGTATGGCAACTCTACGCCCGGGCCATTGAACTCACCGGTCCGACGGCAACTCTGCTTGAGTGGGATGATCGCATCCCCTCGTTCGACGAAGTCCACAATGAGGCCCTGAAGGCCATGCGGTACGTTCCGGCAGCGAAAGAGCAGGTGGCATCATGAACCTCGCGGAACTTCAGCGCGCCTTCTTCGATGTGACTCGCCAACCTCTTACTCCGTCAGAAAACATGCGTCCTCGTACGACGGATGGAAAATCCATAAAAGAGATTGCCGAATCCATCATCAAACCCAACGACCGCCTGACCTCATTTGAACGGCTGGAGATTTACAACCGCCAGTATTGGTTCCGCATTCTGTCGGCGCTCGCTGAAGATTTTCCCGGACTGCGCGCTATCATCGGCGAGAAGCAATTTGAAAAGATGTCGGTCGCTTACCTGGTGGATTGCCCCTCGGAATCTTTTAGCCTGCGCAACCTTGGGGCCCGGCTGGAAGCATGGCTGATGCAGCGTCTTGAGTTCGCTCCCAAGGTAGAGCGTATCGCTATAGACATGGTGCGGCTGGAGTGGGCCGATGTCGCGGCCTTTGATGACCCCGAATTACCGCAACTCAAACCAGAGGACCTTGGCAAAATGGGCGAGGACCCGGTCTTCCAACAGCAGCCCCATCTGCACCTGCTGGACCTGGCCTATCCCGTGGACGAACTATTGCTGAGCATTCGTCACAACGACCACCAGGAAGCTGACGTTGCCAGCAACGCCGTAACCGAGCGTACCCGGCGCTCACGGGTTAAGCGCTCTTCGCTGCCTAAGCCGGAAAAAGTGCATCTCGCCGTTTATCGCAACGATAATTCCGTCTACT
Proteins encoded in this window:
- a CDS encoding DNA-binding domain-containing protein; translation: MNLAELQRAFFDVTRQPLTPSENMRPRTTDGKSIKEIAESIIKPNDRLTSFERLEIYNRQYWFRILSALAEDFPGLRAIIGEKQFEKMSVAYLVDCPSESFSLRNLGARLEAWLMQRLEFAPKVERIAIDMVRLEWADVAAFDDPELPQLKPEDLGKMGEDPVFQQQPHLHLLDLAYPVDELLLSIRHNDHQEADVASNAVTERTRRSRVKRSSLPKPEKVHLAVYRNDNSVYFKRLEPDAFALVRALREGKPLSQAIEASVNWSSRSVEHVSEQLHDWFANWSSLGWFAKQP
- a CDS encoding DUF692 domain-containing protein, whose translation is MPANRFNGQTDYGVGIGLRIPHYQHIFEKKPVVDWFEIISENFMVDGGRPLQVLDQILEQYRVVQHGVSMYFGSAEPLNREHLARLKTLVKRTKTPWLSDHLCWGSVDGRYSHDLLPMPYTFEAAKRTAQKIREVRDFVEVPVVVENVSSYAEFHASEMTEWEFLNEVVEGADCGILLDVNNIYVSSQNHSFNPFEYVNSVPHERVAQIHIAGHSKYRKYILDTHDHAVIDPVWQLYARAIELTGPTATLLEWDDRIPSFDEVHNEALKAMRYVPAAKEQVAS